From the Bacillus rossius redtenbacheri isolate Brsri chromosome 12, Brsri_v3, whole genome shotgun sequence genome, the window ctatatcgtcacaactggtacgtggaaggaaggaagggagggaggcgtgccgagctacgttgctaagctggcgcggagaacttgatgactcaccggtgaggaatggaggaagcgaagaagttgccggggggggggggggggggggggggggaactggtgacaacattctctctttctctctctctctttttactacttCTGAGCTGGCTATCtgaaaaggggggaggtctaaaaataaacaagagaccatgatgtgcgagcttgcgcgcgcgcgtgtgtgtgtgtgtgtgtgtgtgtgtgtgtgtgtgaaacagaggccttgttgcttgtgcgtatgtgtggagggctggccagaaacgtcacccgtcacccggcagttaacgacttccactcctcccccccccccccccccccccccccaaaattttttttcccgtgtatagcgcgcatccttatttttttcctttacttgaggggaaaaaagggcgcgctatacacgagtatatacggtactttcttacgttgtttctgttccaatctcaaactttgtctacacacggcacagatgattaacggaagtttgataaaagaaagaaaggacgggattctatttttaaagccacgcacttaggtggcgactgcaaggctgaagaatgtgacaggcgtcaacggcgagcgagaggggtggagataaagaaGACAAATAACCAAAGCGCGCTTCACTCGTTCAcaccgtaaattcctcaaaaagacctcgttatagccgtttTCTCgttattaccgtgctcgctataacgggattctcctgtatttaatttttaaaaataacttaaaagttGCAGGTAGACTGAGATTGTACAAAATTAACACAGTACATTGCAATTCtgacaaaataaatatgaaatggaAAGGCAAAACTTCTACAGAATGAATCTCCTTACAACAAACTGTTTGCTGAGTCACAGTCAAAACTTTATCAAACACATGGCATTTTCACCTTAATATAACAATGAGACCAGTGTATCAATTCAAACAATTTGTCAATTAATTGCTATAGAAATTTTATAGAAATGAACAAAGACAACTGTTTAAACTTTTAATGTGATAATAGGAATTTAGAACATtaataactaaatatttacaaaatattacagcacagataGAACACTGCAAAAACTGTGCCATCAATACTACAGCTCGCTGATAAAGTATTGGCAAGACAAATAAGAAAAATACTGAAATGAGCATGGTAATCTCATTCCTTGTGGACTTAAATGATGTAcgtatttttgtaaatttctgAAGTTAGTTAAGTCTGATAgacttaaaaaagaaaaattaaatttatttcacaataatAATACATTCATTATTGAATTACACGATTAAACTGCAAGTAGGAAATTGTCACATCTCTGATATGAATgtaatagaataatttttataaattattttatgtcagAAACTCATCGCTATAAAAAATTTACTGcagttttcgtaaaaaaattcatCTCAAAATTGTACGCAATGTGTCCAGGGTTAATGGGAAAATCAGATAATGTAAACTTACTGCTCTGTAACAACTATCCAAAATTTCAGCCCCTTCAATTTTGTTACAAGGATACACTTTACCGttgtgtttcacacacacacacaacctggtGTAAAAAATATGGGTAGATAAAATGCTATAagattaataacaaaaaaaatcactattttcttttgtaataCATATGAAACTGTGAAACCATCAACAATATAAGCTGCAGACGTGATCAGCGGAGGGAGAAGTCGAGGGGCTGGTCGCCGGCGTGCAGCGCAGAGTGCCTCCTGAGGTACCGCAGCTGCTGGAAGGCCACGCCGCAGTCCGGGCACTGGAAGGGCTTCTCCCCCGTGTGGGTGAACAGGTGCTTGTTGAGGCTGCTCCTCACCACGAACCCCGTGCCGCACACGTGGCACGAGAAGGGCTTCTCGCCCGTGTGGGTGAGCGCGTGCGTCTTCAGGTCGCCCTTGCGCTTGAACCGGGCCGCGCAGGCGACGCAGGCGAAGCGCCTGGCCGCGCCGTGCGTGAGCAGGTGCCTCCTGAGGTTGCTGCGGTCCCGGAAGCGCGCCCCGCACTCCGGGCACTGGAAGGGCTTCTCGCCCGTGTGCACCAGCCGGTGCGTGCGGAGGTTGCCCCGGTCGCGGAACCTTGCGCCGCAGTCGGCGCAGGCGTGGGGCTTCTCGCACGTGTGCACCAGGGCGTGGCGCGTCAGCTGGCACTTGCGGCAGAACTGCAGGCTGCACACGGGGCAGGCGAAGGGCTTCTCTCCGCTGTGCTTCAGCAGGTGCCTCTTCAGGGACTCCCGTCGCTTGTACTGGCCCCCGCACGTGGAGCACGTGAAGCTCCTGGGTCCCTCCGGGGCGCACCTCTTCTTGTAGACCGCTTCACACAGGGTGATTGGGAACAACGCAGGGTCTGCACACAACATTCCAGGTCATTTAACAAACTAAACGCTACAGTGAACTAACTTACAtagtagtgatgggtcaattcctattttttcccggttctcggttcggtaccggttcttaaaaattggttctcggttctgacttacacaataaaataaatattattcacacataatttatgaggtgttttaagtaataaactatttattgttttggctacaaaaaaagcactgtttcaagctacagtaaacactccaacctattaaaaatgtaatatgtattaataaaaaaactaattcaaaataatatagagaacacttaaaaaaactaaaatttactatatcaatctagtaattacctcaagaaatctacatacaccctcctttaaaatataggaataaaaagaaaatgttacaataatggaaataaatacaatgatggttaactttcaaagaattaaaatattaaattgtccatcaaacttattgcctatattgaattcagtttgtttgcacagtcaacagttaATTACTGCCACACTTTTGATGCCATTTTttacacaatttgctctatttggccagaataattatactttagaagtgtcaacaagcatttcgtttgaccagccaatagtaaaatacatctacacatccatacaccactttactaaaaaaaaacttccccttcaaagcaatcccgtttaCCAAAAAgggaaagttactagccattacactagatggctgcagatgcagtgaacttacagtccaaagcactgcacaaaaagcataaaattttagaatgccgaaaattattatggaaaattttaaatcaataattaattctattaaacaaatatactgTAGAATTTTGCACTTTAaattgttctttatacaccagtcacccttacctacgtgtcaacgactcaattaactaactatttttaaaaacaaattgaaacaaacatggtgtCTTTTATTCTCACATCTCTGCTAAGGCATGTTATAGAGTTGCACATATCTATGAACTACATatatctatggcaccttcaactgttatgttttgattgtattccgcaagggggggggggggggacacttcatagggcaaggcaatcacatttttctagttgctatacagttttatccaacatctgagcacgaaaattataatcaaaataccatgttgattaaattaatattacatttgttttaacattttatcaaatttatggcataaattggtattgttgaaatgaaaataatatatttacttaaaagaaaataaacaaattttcgttggcatgttgaaccacttgtttatccaacaacaccataattaatggcgtcggcgttgaattaagcaatattaggtttaataaaaaaaactttctaaggaaattttgtttcaatcatgttgaaatagtaatctcgtaaaataatttcaatgatttcatgaactactttataaatcactgtttactgttatgaaacatgcctgatttggctacgtgttgtgttaactactggtacaacaagagaagagataataataattaactttactttaagtttccgcttgacgaaactaggtatgtgtaaattattaaaaagaacaaaggtaaatatgtattgtacggattagcgccaaaaaaaatcgtacaaatataaaataactttcattatatgctcttttacgtcctcttttcaaaaccgcctgcggagattaaaaattccaattacttttggagatatcgccgttcttattttgcaatacaagcccaatgtaatcattcaacagacgccattctatattttgccgtgtgtgcgtgaatgcctaaataacagaaattttccattaggtaaggttacttacattataaatacttcaaaataaacggaaattaaaaataatatcaattaattttacttgtatagttttaagtacttataatgtaactgacctgacctaacaaaacgggacaaaggtagattaggtcaggtcagctacagtataaatactttgaaactgaatggacattaaaaataataaaaattaattttaatggttgtttagttttaaagtatttataatgtagctgacctgacctaacaaaccgggaaaaaggatgaacagtaggaactcacgtaattttctttttacgtgatgtagtcgttcaactacggcgcgaaaaaaataaataatcatacttgtaaacaagcaacaatggtgaacgcgggaagcctacgattcactcatccttctggacatacccgaatactcacgttggctaaagggaagcctacgattcactcatccttctggacatacccgaatactcacgttggcaagccttctttcaacagacgagaggcaaatgcccgatcgtgcatcttcggtttttttttttttgtttattttaaataaatatgcaaatcgtgaaaactaatggtcaattaggttatgttagctacattataaatacttcaaaacattgtggatggttgatttggttacgccgcatcagtgcacaacatgaaaattaaaaaattccatatctcctaaagtatttggaatttctgatctccgccgggtttaatgaaaagaggaagttaaagagcacagaataaaggtattttcggatttttagaatttttttttttaaaaaatcgccaaaaaatgaatattaaaaaattcgatatctccaaaagtaattggaattttttaactccgcaggcggttctgaaaagaggacgtaagatagcatataatgaaagttattttatatttgtacaattttttttggcgctaatccgtacaatacatatttaccgaaacaaaataaaagttttgtgtaattaaaatagtgatgactGATGAGCATTTtattttcatgccctacagaatttcctctttttaggctgtgtgtagtcgcacgttgaggacaagcacacaatacattaatacctaggtactgttctaaatgtcaatgagtctcaaattctgctcaaacttgctacttatgtactttaattactctaaatgttttgtatgaattttatttttaggtcgagagggaggtgtgggtaaatattttgtattgcgtatccaagtctatcccttgatactaatggcattatcctgtggtaatgattcttgctgttttaacattaattaaaacagcaagcatcatgtgccaccggataaatcatacatgatcatgccaacaggatcaagggataaacttggatacgtgatacagaacaattaccaaggtgagggttgcgataaaatgaagtgtcttttaaatttttatgttgaaattaaggtttttttccccttaacaattgctatacacctgtcttcaagaagtgaagatacaagaatttgtactttcacctaatccataaagaattgatgccattggtaacagcttcatttcagtttttgtgggaaaattgtacaacttaggcagttaaatttgccagaaataaacattgcctgtgttaatgattaaatacttctgcacatttttttatgcattagttttgtttgcgatttgtaatgcaattcggtaggtacttacgaaaatcctaaccttaacttcaatcaacgtgattctactagaacagaaattgtttcttggacataaaaaaaatgcagcaatttaatataggtaatccaaaaatatgttacatgttatgcattttaaaaaatgttatgatacgtaaacaaaacatttttaaccgaaatgaggttaagcaaacactgtcccgaaggtaagaaatttacttattgttttaaaaatattgctctcctaaatcattttatgttacgtttaccgatatttagttaaatgatttgcttataagggaaaaaataaaataaaatcaatatttttataaatattaatgcatgcacgaaaaaagtcacaagctcgccaacattcagttgaagctgcaaatttccctactattcaagttagtgttttaagcatattaactgcaaattgtactttctacgatcaatgttgtatttaaattaaaatttacttataatttgaaacgtaagtcttactccagaaggtactttatctcggttttaagccattgaaacttcgttttaatcttgtcaagtttgcgtttttgtatagcaactagagcatttctgaataaaaaaaacgtagaactgcaatagcattgagtgtccactctgtactagtactttatttactctatggtatAACGTagtttgtttacagatgtgacgagaacattaaatattttcacgtgtaatttattttatagttagagatgaatattattccacaaaagtccaaaaaaattattcatatgtGAATTAAACGTGAGTTGAGCCaattcatgctgcagttaagttgtgttgtagtgaaggactattttcgttaagggttttgctatactgccggtaccggcaccgacattttagctgcggttctcggtgccggttaaaatgctgagaaccgtaggaaccgagaaccggtaccgacccatccctattaCATAGTTCCCAAGCCCAACTTTAGAATGATACATGTGATGTAAGTATAGTGTAGtaaaatacatcaatatattAATTCCTGTATATTTCCTACTGCAAAACTGCAGGTATTTCGCTTTCCCCAACTTTAGGCTcctaacacatttttaataaataaattggaTTACTTTTCATTGATACTTATAAAGCACATGTCTAATATGGCATAGAAAGTAAAAATACTACACAGTCAAACTATTAACTTaagtctaaaaataaaccagtgcaaataatttacaattgcctaaaaatcatcaaaacattcaaaaagatgacaaaagattaaaaattctcattgaaataaaataaaccatgataaaatatttaataaatttttcatttgcaCAGCTATAAAAAAATAAGAGGTTTAAGAATTGCTACCCTTAACCACTATGTCAATATAAGAAATAATAAACCATTTGTAACAATTATCTTAACAAATGGCGTACCAATGAGCAATGATTATTTAAGTGCTAACAGTAACTGGTAGTTAAGATTAATTACTGACTAATCATAACAAGCAATTATTTAACTGATTCATAGCCACAATTACttgtatataaacaaaaaaaatagccaCTCAAGCATTAATAGGTATATGAAAATCCAGAATGAGAGGTGACTTGTTTATTTCCTGTTGGTGTTAATAATTGCAGTTTAGTACGTTGCATACAGCTTTGTTGAATAACTACATGCTCTGCCAATAAACAGTTTCACTTGAGCCAATTTAAATTGGTGCAGCGTACTGCCTGACCTTGCT encodes:
- the LOC134537949 gene encoding gastrula zinc finger protein XlCGF7.1-like, coding for MDFMAVAAQALDAAAMCHLSDNAQLQDHLLCSRSDQALPATTEQILRKRAPSELPRGPAASCLLATDAEALSVVSPDQLAAVAESSLATDPALFPITLCEAVYKKRCAPEGPRSFTCSTCGGQYKRRESLKRHLLKHSGEKPFACPVCSLQFCRKCQLTRHALVHTCEKPHACADCGARFRDRGNLRTHRLVHTGEKPFQCPECGARFRDRSNLRRHLLTHGAARRFACVACAARFKRKGDLKTHALTHTGEKPFSCHVCGTGFVVRSSLNKHLFTHTGEKPFQCPDCGVAFQQLRYLRRHSALHAGDQPLDFSLR